In one window of Tumebacillus algifaecis DNA:
- the holB gene encoding DNA polymerase III subunit delta', whose amino-acid sequence MTWPVAGPVADMLSRSLEGGRMAHSYLFLGAEGSGQVETANYFAKAILCESKGARPCETCIQCRRFESGNHPDLIVIEPDGNAIKIAQMRELQKAFALKSMESVSKVYIIHQADKMTVEAANSLLKFLEEPSTPVVAVLLAEAKNKLLPTIISRCQVLQFPRRPVEVVQEQLQGEGISASRARFLAYVKQSLGAAKEFAGEERFAEILTLVLQLTEEIAARRNNALFTLQEKVFKQNWQGHEIDAMLDCLSWWYRDVLYVRLGMEAQIAAEAHLERYRQQAMKSSPERLLSMIDTILNTKKRLQSNANVQLSLEHLVLQLQEG is encoded by the coding sequence ATGACCTGGCCAGTAGCAGGGCCTGTGGCCGACATGTTATCGCGGAGTCTGGAAGGCGGACGGATGGCGCACTCCTATCTGTTTTTAGGTGCGGAAGGGTCGGGGCAGGTGGAGACGGCGAACTATTTTGCCAAGGCGATCCTTTGTGAATCGAAGGGTGCGCGTCCGTGTGAAACCTGCATCCAGTGCCGCCGCTTCGAATCGGGCAACCATCCTGACCTGATCGTGATCGAGCCGGATGGCAACGCGATCAAAATCGCCCAAATGCGCGAACTGCAAAAAGCGTTTGCACTCAAATCGATGGAGAGCGTCTCCAAAGTCTACATCATCCACCAAGCGGACAAGATGACGGTAGAGGCGGCCAACTCCCTGTTGAAATTTTTGGAGGAACCGTCAACGCCAGTCGTGGCCGTGCTTTTGGCCGAGGCGAAGAACAAGCTGTTGCCGACGATCATCTCACGCTGTCAGGTGCTCCAATTTCCGCGCCGTCCTGTCGAGGTCGTGCAGGAGCAGTTGCAAGGGGAAGGGATTTCGGCATCGCGCGCGCGGTTTTTGGCGTATGTCAAGCAATCCCTCGGTGCGGCCAAGGAGTTTGCAGGCGAAGAGCGGTTTGCGGAAATCTTGACTCTGGTGTTACAATTGACTGAAGAGATTGCGGCTCGTCGCAACAACGCGCTGTTCACTCTTCAAGAAAAAGTGTTCAAACAAAACTGGCAAGGTCATGAGATCGACGCTATGCTCGACTGCCTCTCGTGGTGGTATCGCGATGTGCTCTATGTGCGGCTTGGGATGGAAGCTCAGATCGCAGCGGAAGCTCATCTGGAGCGTTATCGCCAACAAGCGATGAAAAGCAGTCCCGAGCGGTTGCTTTCCATGATCGATACGATACTGAATACGAAAAAAAGATTGCAGAGCAATGCCAACGTGCAACTTTCGCTTGAGCATCTGGTTTTGCAGTTGCAGGAGGGATAG
- a CDS encoding YaaR family protein — MKIGNNQRPFVETLGLREDTRAGDVKSPAFQDIFQQANAKLTKAELDKLMRQIDNLGNFLARNMTWKALQDYKEQVRRFLEQVVKGGFGAKEKQGFDRRGRMRLYKIVSQIDDLMAELAEQVVQDEKEHLDLLAKIGDIRGLLLNLYF; from the coding sequence ATGAAGATCGGCAACAACCAAAGACCTTTCGTCGAAACACTCGGTTTGCGCGAGGACACCAGAGCGGGAGATGTCAAATCTCCCGCTTTTCAAGATATTTTTCAACAGGCCAACGCCAAACTGACCAAAGCAGAATTGGACAAACTGATGCGTCAGATCGACAACCTCGGCAATTTCTTGGCTCGCAACATGACGTGGAAGGCGTTGCAGGACTATAAGGAGCAGGTGCGGCGCTTTTTGGAACAGGTGGTCAAAGGTGGCTTTGGCGCGAAAGAGAAACAAGGCTTCGATCGACGCGGCCGGATGCGCCTGTACAAGATCGTCTCTCAGATCGACGATCTGATGGCCGAACTTGCCGAGCAGGTGGTGCAGGATGAAAAGGAGCACTTGGACCTGCTCGCCAAAATCGGTGACATTCGCGGCCTGCTGCTCAACTTATACTTTTAG
- a CDS encoding cyclic-di-AMP receptor, translating into MKLVIAVVQDKDSNKLSQQLVKKGFGATKLASTGGFLKSGNTTFLIGVEADRVEEVMQVIKDTCESRETTITPMSNMGSASETYVPYPVTVQVGGATVFVVDVEHFAHF; encoded by the coding sequence ATGAAACTTGTGATTGCTGTGGTGCAGGACAAGGATAGCAATAAATTGTCGCAACAACTGGTGAAAAAGGGCTTTGGCGCAACCAAGTTGGCCTCCACCGGCGGCTTTTTGAAATCGGGCAACACCACATTTTTGATCGGCGTGGAAGCAGATCGCGTCGAAGAAGTCATGCAGGTGATCAAAGACACGTGCGAGTCGCGTGAGACGACGATCACCCCGATGTCGAACATGGGCAGCGCAAGCGAAACGTACGTCCCCTATCCGGTCACGGTGCAGGTCGGGGGCGCGACCGTCTTTGTGGTCGATGTCGAGCACTTTGCCCATTTTTAG